From uncultured Desulfobacter sp., the proteins below share one genomic window:
- a CDS encoding ArsC family (seleno)protein, with translation MTIEWAYIRKGCTSCKKALAYFEEHKISVDLTVDARKEKIDAQKAWDVIKHQKHIYIAKGKNKILTFVPEASDAEEILKHALGRTGNLRAPTVIRMANIFIGFNEDIYTRL, from the coding sequence ATGACAATAGAGTGGGCATATATCAGAAAAGGCTGCACGTCTTGCAAAAAAGCGCTTGCCTATTTTGAAGAACACAAGATTTCAGTGGATTTAACGGTTGATGCAAGAAAAGAAAAAATAGATGCACAAAAAGCCTGGGATGTCATCAAGCATCAGAAACATATCTACATTGCAAAAGGTAAAAATAAAATTTTAACCTTTGTTCCGGAGGCATCGGATGCCGAAGAGATTCTAAAGCATGCATTAGGCCGGACGGGTAACCTGAGAGCCCCCACAGTGATCCGGATGGCAAACATTTTTATTGGTTTCAACGAAGACATTTATACCCGTTTGTAA
- the panP gene encoding pyridoxal-dependent aspartate 1-decarboxylase PanP: MAPSFSFFSLPGQSAWSQDHKIPKKTSGQLIADRRSLDRVFIRPDDENSKKTLVKYMEQILFGLHDFLNRHVGVTEEISLTELAKNYMDVEISDHPQKNLGQVIEDIIKDVAPKAVNVASPYFIGHMTSALPFFMVHLKAITAALNQNLIKMETSKVLAVIERQVLAKIHRLIFKQNEKFYQAHVQNTRTALGAFTSGGTTANMTAMWVARNRLFPPKDDFSSIEEDGLFKAMQVHQTDRVVILVSRRGHYSLRKASGILGLGNKNIIAVDVKPDHTIDINKLKQTIQDLKQQGRTKIAAIVGIAGATETGTIDPLPQMADICEQEQVHFHVDAAWGGPILLSNTYAHLLSGIERADSVTIDGHKQFYMPMGAGMVYFKNALALDAIAYHARYVNRKGSVDLGIKTLEGSREAACLILDASLKIMGAKGYALMIDHGIETARAFAQKIEERPEFELVTPPVLNILTYRMVPMAFRQKMKTARGEKRKQLNQELDEINIRIQRIQREAGKSFVSRTRLKLMPEDDFMVVVLRSVIMNPYTTEVILDDILDEQEKIYHKF, from the coding sequence ATGGCACCCTCTTTTTCATTTTTTTCATTGCCTGGACAAAGCGCATGGTCCCAAGACCATAAAATTCCCAAAAAAACATCCGGGCAATTGATAGCAGACCGCAGATCCCTGGACCGGGTTTTCATCCGTCCCGATGATGAAAACAGCAAAAAAACCCTGGTTAAATACATGGAGCAGATCCTGTTCGGACTGCACGATTTCCTTAACCGGCATGTGGGCGTCACCGAAGAGATCAGTCTCACAGAACTTGCTAAAAACTACATGGACGTTGAAATCAGCGACCATCCCCAGAAAAATCTGGGGCAGGTGATTGAAGATATCATTAAAGACGTTGCCCCTAAAGCGGTCAATGTGGCCTCCCCCTATTTTATTGGCCATATGACCTCTGCCCTACCCTTTTTCATGGTGCACCTTAAAGCCATTACCGCAGCCTTAAACCAGAATCTCATTAAAATGGAAACCTCCAAAGTGCTGGCTGTTATTGAAAGGCAGGTGCTGGCTAAAATCCACCGCCTGATTTTCAAACAAAATGAAAAATTCTATCAGGCACATGTCCAGAATACCCGTACGGCTTTGGGTGCATTTACATCCGGTGGCACCACGGCCAACATGACAGCCATGTGGGTGGCCAGAAACCGTCTGTTCCCGCCCAAAGACGATTTTTCAAGTATTGAAGAAGACGGTCTGTTCAAGGCCATGCAGGTCCATCAAACCGACCGGGTGGTGATCCTTGTATCCCGGCGAGGACATTACTCTTTGAGAAAAGCAAGCGGGATTCTGGGTCTTGGAAATAAAAACATAATTGCCGTGGATGTTAAACCGGATCATACCATTGATATAAACAAACTTAAACAAACGATTCAGGACCTCAAGCAACAGGGACGTACAAAAATTGCCGCAATCGTGGGCATTGCCGGGGCCACGGAAACAGGAACCATTGATCCGTTGCCTCAGATGGCCGACATCTGTGAACAGGAGCAGGTTCATTTCCACGTGGATGCCGCATGGGGCGGACCGATACTATTATCCAACACCTATGCCCACCTGCTTTCAGGCATTGAACGGGCGGATTCGGTCACCATTGACGGCCACAAACAGTTTTACATGCCCATGGGAGCGGGCATGGTTTATTTTAAAAATGCCCTTGCCCTTGATGCCATTGCCTACCATGCCCGGTACGTGAACCGAAAAGGCTCTGTGGATTTAGGTATCAAAACCCTTGAAGGCTCCAGGGAAGCCGCCTGCCTGATCCTGGATGCATCCTTAAAAATCATGGGCGCCAAAGGGTATGCCCTGATGATTGATCATGGTATTGAAACAGCCCGGGCATTTGCCCAAAAAATTGAAGAGCGGCCTGAATTTGAACTTGTAACCCCGCCCGTACTCAATATTCTGACCTACCGGATGGTGCCCATGGCGTTTCGTCAGAAAATGAAAACCGCCCGGGGAGAGAAGCGTAAACAGTTAAACCAGGAGCTTGACGAGATTAATATCCGCATCCAGCGCATCCAGCGGGAAGCAGGCAAAAGCTTTGTTTCCAGAACCCGCCTTAAACTGATGCCCGAAGATGACTTTATGGTGGTGGTGCTTAGAAGCGTGATCATGAACCCTTATACCACCGAAGTCATTTTGGATGACATTCTGGATGAACAGGAAAAAATTTATCATAAATTTTGA
- the raiA gene encoding ribosome-associated translation inhibitor RaiA: MNISITFKNVPSSDAVKSHIDKKLNKLDKMLDSPAEAQVVLSEEKLHSIAEIKLICDKLKIHAKGEAEENNMYSAIDSVVEKIRIQITKFKEKQKRHLAGDKQSIKDEVLMDLVDSE; encoded by the coding sequence ATGAACATTTCAATCACCTTCAAGAATGTCCCTTCATCTGATGCTGTAAAATCCCACATCGACAAAAAATTGAATAAATTGGATAAAATGCTGGATTCGCCAGCCGAGGCTCAAGTCGTCCTGTCAGAGGAAAAACTGCACAGCATTGCTGAAATAAAATTGATTTGCGATAAGCTGAAAATTCATGCCAAAGGAGAGGCTGAAGAGAACAACATGTATTCAGCAATTGACAGTGTGGTCGAAAAAATTAGAATTCAGATCACCAAATTTAAGGAGAAGCAGAAACGGCATCTGGCCGGCGACAAGCAAAGCATCAAAGATGAAGTACTGATGGATCTTGTCGACAGCGAATAG
- a CDS encoding phosphagen kinase has product MKAEPGLPFHVFSRSKIKQHLTLKLYNDLKKFRTSSGYSLDQAIKSGIGNPDSTIGIYAGDIESYDCFAPVLRPIIEDYHHLNPGWSHKPDIQEAVLPDLDPTQTFIRSSRIRVARNLCRFPFSCNMTKAQRLALEKTVKQALNNLPERLSGTYTSFSDLNEKQFNSLLKKGQAFPKGDRFMDAAGMNRDYPLGRGIFISRDKVVRVWVNEEDHLRIIAQRPNGDLAYVFNRLIQMIRALDETLDFAFDRKKGFLTACPTNIGTAMRASVHIHLEKLEKNLAFLETITKDHHLQIRGTEGEKTAVEKAIFDISNARRLGISANTIINDLHGGVQAIIQAEQN; this is encoded by the coding sequence ATGAAAGCTGAACCGGGACTGCCTTTTCACGTCTTTTCACGCTCTAAAATAAAGCAGCACCTGACACTCAAATTATATAACGATCTTAAAAAATTCCGCACTTCGTCAGGATACAGTCTTGATCAGGCCATCAAATCCGGCATAGGTAATCCGGATTCAACAATTGGGATTTATGCCGGGGATATAGAAAGCTATGACTGCTTTGCACCGGTACTGCGGCCCATTATCGAGGATTACCACCACCTTAACCCGGGCTGGTCTCATAAACCCGATATTCAGGAAGCTGTCCTGCCGGACCTGGACCCGACACAGACATTCATACGGTCATCCCGAATCCGGGTGGCACGAAACCTATGTCGGTTTCCATTTTCATGCAACATGACCAAAGCCCAGCGCTTGGCCTTGGAAAAGACGGTAAAGCAGGCATTAAACAACCTGCCTGAAAGATTATCCGGCACGTACACCAGCTTTTCGGATTTAAATGAAAAACAGTTCAATAGCCTGCTTAAAAAAGGACAGGCCTTTCCCAAAGGCGACCGGTTCATGGATGCTGCAGGGATGAACCGGGATTACCCCTTGGGACGCGGTATATTCATAAGCCGGGACAAAGTGGTCCGGGTATGGGTCAATGAGGAAGATCACCTGAGGATCATAGCCCAGCGTCCGAATGGAGACCTTGCCTATGTTTTTAATCGGTTAATACAGATGATCAGAGCATTGGACGAGACACTTGATTTTGCCTTTGACCGGAAAAAAGGGTTTCTTACCGCCTGCCCCACCAATATCGGGACAGCCATGCGGGCAAGCGTGCATATCCATCTTGAAAAACTGGAAAAAAACTTGGCTTTTCTTGAAACCATCACCAAAGATCATCACTTGCAGATCCGGGGGACGGAGGGGGAAAAAACGGCTGTAGAAAAAGCGATTTTTGACATTTCCAATGCCCGCAGGTTAGGTATCAGTGCCAATACCATTATCAATGATCTACATGGGGGGGTACAGGCCATTATCCAGGCTGAGCAAAATTAA
- a CDS encoding homocysteine S-methyltransferase family protein, translating to MTTGKVTIIDGGIGRELERRGAPFKQPEWSARSMIDAPEIVKEVHKAFIASGASVITTNSYALVPFHLGEQHFKKQGRALATIAGRTACAAVKETLPHTRVAGSIPPLFGSYRADLYRPERVVEIATPLIEGLRPYVDLWLCETQSLIDEPVRIKALIDQLDPSGKPFWVSFSLDDLHLNREPMLRSGELLVDAVKEMVSANVDAVLFNCCQPEVIGEAIKVTQGQLSRLGAKNIRIGAYANAFPPQKENARANEKLNEIRADLTPSSYLTWAQKWVQDGATLIGGCCGIGPEHISKLAQELV from the coding sequence ATGACAACAGGAAAAGTGACGATTATAGACGGTGGCATTGGAAGGGAACTTGAACGGCGAGGCGCGCCGTTCAAGCAGCCGGAGTGGTCAGCCCGGAGCATGATTGATGCGCCTGAAATCGTCAAAGAGGTTCACAAAGCATTTATTGCAAGTGGCGCATCTGTCATAACAACAAACTCGTATGCCCTGGTCCCTTTTCATCTTGGAGAACAACACTTCAAAAAACAAGGCAGAGCCCTGGCAACCATCGCAGGCCGGACAGCTTGTGCGGCTGTGAAAGAAACCCTGCCGCACACCCGGGTTGCAGGTTCCATCCCCCCGCTGTTTGGCTCCTACCGTGCCGATCTGTACAGACCGGAACGGGTTGTTGAAATTGCAACCCCCTTGATTGAAGGACTTCGTCCATATGTTGATTTGTGGCTATGTGAAACCCAGAGCCTGATTGATGAACCAGTTCGAATTAAAGCCCTGATCGATCAATTGGATCCGTCCGGCAAACCATTCTGGGTTTCCTTCTCCCTGGATGACTTACATTTAAATCGTGAACCGATGTTACGCTCGGGCGAATTATTGGTCGATGCCGTCAAAGAGATGGTCAGTGCAAATGTGGATGCTGTTTTGTTTAACTGCTGTCAACCCGAAGTCATCGGTGAAGCCATTAAGGTAACACAGGGTCAATTATCACGCCTGGGTGCCAAGAACATCCGAATCGGTGCCTATGCAAATGCTTTTCCGCCACAAAAGGAAAATGCAAGGGCAAATGAAAAACTCAATGAAATACGTGCAGATTTAACCCCATCATCATATCTGACCTGGGCCCAAAAATGGGTCCAGGATGGGGCAACGCTGATTGGCGGATGTTGCGGAATCGGACCCGAGCATATATCAAAATTAGCACAAGAACTGGTTTGA
- a CDS encoding MoxR family ATPase → MEEITKQIENAHLLVNRIRNEVSKTLVGQEKLVDGLLTGLLTGGHVLIEGVPGLAKTSAVKALAAAVQADFKRIQFTPDLLPADLTGTEIYRPKTTDFITRKGPLFNNIILADEINRAPSKVQSALLEAMEEKQVTIGDTTYRLPSPFLVLATQNPIEQEGTYPLPEAQVDRFMLKVLVEYPSRAQELEILKKTSFDQVEETSPVVSCEDLAGLKSLVDQVYVDEKLKEYIVSLIFATRNPESCKMQTGHYIEFGASPRATIFLAKVARVTAFLAGRAYVTPQDIKLAGPDVLRHRILLSFEAEAEEISTEQVVADLFDSVEVP, encoded by the coding sequence ATGGAAGAAATCACAAAGCAGATCGAAAACGCCCATCTTCTGGTGAACCGTATCCGCAATGAGGTGAGCAAAACCCTGGTGGGACAGGAGAAACTGGTTGACGGCCTGTTGACAGGGTTGCTCACCGGCGGGCATGTGCTCATTGAAGGTGTGCCGGGTCTCGCAAAAACTTCGGCGGTCAAGGCGTTGGCTGCTGCTGTCCAGGCAGACTTTAAGCGCATTCAGTTTACCCCGGATCTTTTACCTGCGGATCTGACCGGTACCGAAATTTACCGGCCAAAGACAACAGATTTTATCACCCGCAAAGGGCCGTTGTTCAACAATATTATTTTAGCTGATGAAATCAACCGCGCCCCTTCAAAGGTGCAGTCCGCACTTCTTGAGGCCATGGAGGAAAAACAGGTGACCATCGGCGATACCACCTATCGGTTGCCTTCCCCCTTCTTGGTACTGGCCACCCAGAACCCCATTGAACAGGAAGGCACCTACCCGCTGCCCGAGGCCCAAGTGGACCGATTCATGCTCAAGGTGCTGGTGGAATACCCCAGCCGGGCCCAGGAACTTGAAATCCTTAAAAAGACCAGCTTTGATCAGGTGGAAGAGACATCGCCTGTTGTATCCTGTGAGGATCTTGCCGGATTAAAAAGTCTGGTGGATCAGGTGTATGTGGATGAAAAACTCAAAGAATATATCGTGAGCCTGATTTTTGCCACGCGAAATCCGGAATCCTGCAAAATGCAAACAGGCCATTATATCGAATTCGGTGCATCGCCCAGGGCAACCATTTTTCTGGCCAAGGTAGCCCGGGTGACGGCATTTCTGGCAGGCCGGGCCTATGTGACGCCCCAGGACATAAAACTTGCCGGACCGGATGTGCTGCGCCACAGAATTCTGCTCTCCTTTGAAGCCGAGGCTGAAGAGATTTCAACCGAGCAGGTGGTGGCGGACCTGTTTGATTCCGTAGAAGTACCATAA
- a CDS encoding DUF58 domain-containing protein, translating to MIPAHIIKKIKQIHIKSRKTVNTLMAGQYRSVFKGSGIEFEEVREYAPGDDVKSIDWNVSARTGKVFVKLFREERESIVMLLIDMSASLNFGTHSGRKLEKVAELASVLAFNAIKNNDKVGVIFFTNQVEKYIPPKKGSAHIWRVIKELFTFAPKGVGTDIACALDFMAKISKKRSFAFVISDYLSPEYEKSLCLLNRRHEVVGMRVFDDGAFHLPMAGIVRVKDFETGEETFMDAGSKKMRQWYTDQRQKIHTLTKSVFTKARVDLVDVTTADSVSDVLTRYFMLRESRR from the coding sequence ATGATTCCTGCTCATATCATAAAAAAAATTAAGCAGATTCATATAAAGTCCCGCAAAACGGTCAACACCCTGATGGCAGGGCAGTACCGGTCCGTGTTCAAGGGTTCGGGCATTGAATTTGAAGAGGTGCGCGAATACGCCCCGGGCGATGATGTCAAGTCTATTGACTGGAATGTTTCGGCGCGTACGGGCAAGGTATTTGTTAAGCTGTTCAGGGAAGAGCGAGAATCCATTGTTATGCTGCTCATTGATATGAGTGCATCTCTAAATTTCGGTACTCATTCGGGCCGTAAACTTGAAAAGGTGGCCGAACTGGCATCGGTGCTGGCATTTAACGCCATTAAAAATAATGACAAGGTGGGCGTGATTTTTTTCACGAACCAGGTCGAAAAGTATATCCCTCCTAAAAAGGGTTCTGCCCATATCTGGCGGGTGATCAAGGAACTTTTTACCTTTGCGCCTAAGGGTGTGGGTACGGATATCGCGTGCGCCCTGGATTTTATGGCGAAAATCAGTAAGAAGCGTAGTTTTGCCTTTGTTATTTCCGATTATCTTAGTCCGGAGTACGAAAAAAGTTTGTGCCTTTTAAACCGGCGGCATGAGGTGGTGGGTATGCGTGTGTTTGATGACGGGGCCTTTCACCTGCCCATGGCCGGTATTGTGCGGGTAAAGGATTTTGAAACCGGGGAAGAGACATTTATGGATGCGGGCAGCAAAAAAATGCGGCAATGGTATACGGATCAACGGCAGAAAATCCATACCCTGACAAAATCGGTGTTTACCAAAGCCCGTGTGGATCTTGTGGACGTCACCACCGCCGATAGTGTATCCGACGTATTGACCCGTTATTTCATGCTTCGGGAGAGCAGACGCTGA
- a CDS encoding VWA domain-containing protein, producing the protein MFRFASPWFLLLLILPWIWLLVHTAKHSKRFSFKWFSTSSGHSIRVASLTGTSRVPFSAAVLAARLMPLVKVLALSLMIIALARPQAGERKINVETEGVNIVLALDLSGSMKALDFKREGEIVTRLDAVKGVVSDFIMKREGDRIGLVVFGTHAFTQVPLTRDYNTIAFMLDHLKIGAAGRSTAIGDALGISLKRLEDIPAKSNIIILLTDGKSNAGELSWQEAAKIAAQRKIKIHTIGVGSKGKVPFLVDGLFGKQYVYRQVDMDWDALDSIAKQTGGTFFKAKDTDSLASIYKMIDSMEKTKVKVDKWVDYRELYTLFLIPGLLLYLACLGLGNTRLLELP; encoded by the coding sequence ATGTTTCGATTTGCCTCCCCCTGGTTTCTGCTGCTGCTTATCCTGCCCTGGATCTGGTTGCTGGTTCACACGGCTAAACATTCAAAACGGTTTTCGTTTAAATGGTTTTCAACGTCTTCGGGGCATAGTATCCGGGTCGCAAGCCTGACCGGCACATCCCGGGTGCCTTTTAGTGCGGCTGTCCTGGCAGCCCGTCTTATGCCTTTGGTGAAGGTGCTGGCCTTAAGTCTGATGATTATTGCCCTTGCCCGGCCCCAGGCCGGAGAACGAAAGATCAATGTGGAGACCGAAGGGGTCAATATTGTTTTGGCCCTCGACCTGTCCGGGTCTATGAAAGCACTTGATTTTAAAAGGGAAGGGGAGATTGTCACCCGCCTTGACGCAGTCAAGGGCGTGGTTTCCGATTTTATCATGAAAAGAGAAGGGGACCGCATCGGCCTTGTGGTGTTTGGTACCCACGCCTTTACCCAGGTGCCGTTGACCCGGGATTATAATACCATTGCATTCATGCTGGATCATTTAAAGATAGGTGCTGCCGGACGCAGTACAGCCATCGGCGATGCCCTGGGCATTTCCCTTAAGCGCCTTGAAGATATACCGGCCAAATCAAATATCATTATTCTGCTCACCGACGGAAAGAGCAATGCCGGAGAACTGTCCTGGCAGGAGGCTGCCAAGATCGCTGCTCAAAGAAAGATTAAGATCCACACCATTGGCGTAGGTTCAAAGGGCAAGGTTCCTTTTCTCGTGGATGGGCTCTTTGGCAAGCAGTATGTGTACCGGCAGGTGGATATGGACTGGGATGCCCTGGATTCAATTGCCAAACAGACCGGCGGTACTTTTTTTAAGGCCAAGGACACCGACAGTCTTGCATCCATTTATAAGATGATTGATTCAATGGAAAAGACAAAGGTCAAAGTGGACAAATGGGTGGATTACAGAGAGCTTTATACCCTGTTTTTGATCCCGGGACTGTTGCTTTACCTTGCATGTCTGGGCCTTGGCAACACAAGACTTTTGGAACTTCCTTGA
- a CDS encoding VWA domain-containing protein, with protein sequence MKFDHPNILFFLWGLVPLAGLLVYGISRHKKILARYAQAAMFDHILPGFSYGPKWTKAVMAVFATGFAVVAMAGPLAGYRWEKTTQKGVDIMIALDCSRSMLAQDVSPTRLTRAKREIIDLTRLMHSDRAGLVAFSGAAVLQCPLTLDYNAFGIFLDALNPDYLPVGGTDLTAALETCYNGFDPESTAGKAIILITDGEDTVGDEAALTKVVEKFAKEKIRIFAIGVGDPAGAPIPAKGGGFKKDSSGNIILSKVDETMLKKITAMTQGRYVRSVAGDMDLEQIYSGDILGTMERKQLTQGRKKVWEKRFQWFLLPCVLLLIGELLFPQGSGRKRGVKGGRSLICLVIAMGLMSPGIARAGLWTSPVKQGMQAWENKQFQQAKKYFIDAQLKNPDDPHLYYNIGTAAYAAGEYDLAESNFAQAVNAKDRELKHNALYNLANTRYRKNNLDKAIEDYQNLLKEFPDDAQAKENLEFVKKKLEAQKQKQQQNQKKQDHQNQDKKNQDRKDQDRKDQNKQNKNQDQENKDKQNQDQGDQKQKGQKDQSQKQEQGQDQKQGQKNQGNKAEQNNPEKNVPQPNQPQTDLSKTDQHQDMPEEKSQAQPAQAAKAGQGEKGEDKTVPAQSKMLENRLNRLADKPGMALIPQTGARNNDKDW encoded by the coding sequence ATGAAATTTGATCATCCAAATATTTTGTTCTTTTTGTGGGGACTTGTACCCCTGGCAGGATTGCTGGTGTACGGCATTTCCCGACATAAAAAGATCCTTGCACGGTATGCGCAAGCCGCCATGTTTGATCATATCCTGCCCGGGTTCTCCTATGGCCCAAAGTGGACTAAAGCGGTTATGGCCGTATTTGCCACAGGATTTGCCGTGGTGGCAATGGCCGGACCTTTGGCTGGATATCGCTGGGAAAAAACCACCCAGAAAGGGGTGGATATCATGATCGCTTTAGACTGTTCTCGCAGTATGCTGGCCCAGGATGTTTCTCCCACACGGTTGACCCGGGCCAAGCGGGAGATTATTGACCTGACCCGGTTGATGCATTCGGATCGGGCAGGACTTGTGGCCTTTTCAGGCGCTGCGGTGCTGCAATGCCCGTTAACCCTTGATTATAATGCATTCGGAATTTTCCTGGATGCTCTGAACCCGGATTATCTGCCTGTGGGAGGTACGGATTTGACGGCAGCTCTTGAAACCTGTTACAACGGTTTTGATCCCGAATCCACTGCAGGTAAAGCCATCATTCTCATCACCGATGGTGAAGATACAGTCGGGGATGAAGCTGCCTTGACCAAGGTGGTGGAAAAATTTGCCAAAGAGAAAATTCGAATTTTCGCTATTGGGGTAGGGGATCCTGCCGGCGCCCCGATTCCGGCCAAAGGTGGTGGGTTTAAAAAAGATAGTTCAGGAAATATTATTTTGTCAAAAGTGGATGAAACCATGCTTAAAAAAATAACTGCCATGACCCAGGGACGATATGTACGGTCCGTGGCCGGGGATATGGATCTTGAGCAGATTTATTCAGGGGATATTCTGGGCACCATGGAGCGAAAACAGCTGACCCAGGGCCGCAAAAAGGTTTGGGAAAAACGGTTCCAGTGGTTTTTGCTTCCCTGTGTTCTTTTGCTGATAGGCGAATTGCTTTTTCCCCAGGGCTCCGGCAGGAAACGCGGTGTTAAAGGCGGGCGCTCTTTGATTTGTCTGGTCATTGCCATGGGGCTTATGTCCCCTGGAATCGCCAGGGCCGGATTGTGGACTTCTCCGGTAAAACAGGGTATGCAGGCCTGGGAGAACAAACAATTCCAGCAGGCAAAAAAATATTTTATCGATGCCCAGCTTAAAAATCCGGATGACCCGCATCTCTATTACAATATCGGTACGGCTGCCTATGCTGCCGGTGAATATGACCTGGCGGAATCCAACTTTGCCCAGGCGGTGAATGCAAAGGACAGGGAACTTAAACACAATGCCCTGTATAATCTTGCCAACACCCGTTACCGAAAAAATAACTTGGATAAGGCCATTGAGGATTATCAGAACCTGCTCAAAGAATTTCCCGATGATGCCCAGGCCAAAGAAAATCTTGAATTTGTAAAGAAAAAGCTTGAAGCGCAGAAACAAAAGCAGCAGCAAAATCAAAAAAAACAAGACCATCAAAATCAAGATAAAAAAAATCAAGATCGGAAAGATCAAGATCGGAAAGATCAGAATAAACAAAACAAAAATCAGGACCAGGAAAATAAGGACAAGCAAAATCAGGATCAGGGGGATCAAAAGCAAAAGGGGCAAAAAGATCAGTCTCAAAAACAAGAGCAGGGACAGGATCAAAAACAGGGACAGAAAAATCAGGGTAATAAAGCTGAGCAAAATAACCCTGAAAAAAATGTACCCCAGCCCAATCAGCCCCAAACGGACCTATCCAAAACGGATCAGCATCAGGATATGCCGGAAGAAAAGTCCCAGGCCCAACCTGCCCAGGCAGCAAAAGCGGGCCAAGGGGAAAAAGGAGAGGATAAGACTGTGCCGGCACAGTCTAAAATGCTTGAAAATCGTCTAAACCGCCTGGCAGATAAACCCGGCATGGCCTTGATTCCACAAACCGGAGCACGGAACAATGACAAAGACTGGTAA